From a single Nocardioides panacis genomic region:
- the gcvH gene encoding glycine cleavage system protein GcvH encodes MYPEDLKYTSEHEWVRSPGETEGSVRVGITDYAQEALGDIVYVSLPEVGVELENGTAVGELESTKSVSDVFAPLGGTVSARNEALDATPELVNSDPYGEGWLFEIVPSDAAAVDGLMDAATYQTSIES; translated from the coding sequence GTGTACCCCGAGGACCTCAAGTACACCAGTGAGCACGAGTGGGTCCGCAGCCCCGGCGAGACCGAGGGCTCGGTGCGGGTCGGCATCACCGACTACGCCCAGGAGGCGCTCGGCGACATCGTCTACGTCTCCCTGCCGGAGGTCGGCGTCGAGCTGGAGAACGGCACCGCGGTCGGCGAGCTCGAGTCGACCAAGTCGGTCAGCGACGTATTCGCCCCGCTCGGCGGCACCGTCAGCGCCCGCAACGAGGCGCTGGACGCCACCCCCGAGCTGGTCAACTCCGACCCGTACGGCGAGGGCTGGCTGTTCGAGATCGTGCCGTCCGACGCGGCCGCCGTGGACGGCCTGATGGACGCTGCGACGTACCAGACCAGCATCGAGTCCTGA
- a CDS encoding DUF881 domain-containing protein — protein MTQTPPDDERPEPEQDGRTRLFAALRRRGSRGQVTVAVLLALLGFAAVTQVKANEQDDRYVGARQGDLIQYINNLSLASQRAAGEISRLQRTRDALRSDTRARRTALDRAQQQATTLGILAGTVPVVGPGVRVTVTDDKGGVGSNQLLEGLEELRDAGAEAIELNDKVRVVAQTSLKDTSGGVLVDGTLLRSPFVIEAIGNAPSLATALDFKGGFTDEVQRPSVDGTVDVVEVDASDGVKISTVVPPATPRFTQPGKTG, from the coding sequence ATGACCCAGACCCCTCCCGACGACGAGCGGCCCGAGCCGGAGCAGGACGGCCGGACCCGGCTGTTCGCGGCGCTGCGCCGTCGCGGCTCGCGCGGCCAGGTGACGGTCGCGGTGCTGCTCGCGCTGCTGGGCTTCGCCGCCGTCACCCAGGTGAAGGCCAACGAGCAGGACGACCGGTACGTCGGCGCCCGGCAGGGCGACCTGATCCAGTACATCAACAACCTCTCGCTCGCCTCGCAGCGCGCGGCGGGCGAGATCTCCCGGCTCCAGCGCACCCGGGACGCGCTGCGCAGCGACACCCGTGCCCGCCGTACGGCGCTGGACCGCGCCCAGCAGCAGGCCACCACGCTCGGCATCCTGGCCGGCACGGTGCCGGTCGTCGGGCCGGGCGTGCGGGTCACGGTCACCGACGACAAGGGTGGCGTGGGCAGCAACCAGCTGCTCGAGGGGCTCGAGGAGCTGCGCGACGCCGGCGCCGAGGCCATCGAGCTCAACGACAAGGTCCGGGTGGTGGCCCAGACCTCGCTGAAGGACACCAGCGGGGGAGTCCTCGTCGACGGCACGCTGCTGCGGTCGCCGTTCGTGATCGAGGCGATCGGCAACGCCCCGAGCCTGGCCACCGCGCTGGACTTCAAGGGCGGCTTCACCGACGAGGTGCAGCGGCCCAGCGTGGACGGCACGGTCGACGTGGTCGAGGTCGACGCCTCCGACGGCGTGAAGATCTCCACGGTCGTGCCGCCCGCGACACCGCGGTTCACCCAGCCCGGGAAGACGGGATAG
- a CDS encoding small basic family protein produces the protein MIAAIGLLLGVLLGLVLQPDVPIWLEPYLPIAVVAALDAVFGALRAFLDGIFDDKVFVVSFVSNVLIAGLIVYLGDKLGVGGQLSTGVIVVLGIRIFSNVAAIRRHIFHA, from the coding sequence ATGATCGCCGCGATCGGCCTGCTCCTGGGCGTGCTCCTCGGGCTGGTCCTGCAGCCCGACGTGCCGATCTGGCTCGAGCCCTACCTCCCGATCGCCGTCGTCGCCGCCCTGGACGCCGTGTTCGGCGCGCTGCGGGCGTTCCTCGACGGGATCTTCGACGACAAGGTCTTCGTCGTCTCGTTCGTCTCCAACGTGCTGATCGCCGGGCTGATCGTCTACCTCGGCGACAAGCTCGGGGTGGGCGGCCAGCTGTCGACCGGCGTCATCGTCGTCCTCGGCATCCGGATCTTCTCCAACGTCGCCGCGATCCGCCGGCACATCTTCCACGCGTGA
- a CDS encoding DUF881 domain-containing protein, translating to MNDPPPQAVMGLLNYITATSLDEDYAHVSRRRRRSGDTPEGRTRGPGTAAMLVLALFGVLVATAGVQTARNADESASSRQSLVGQVNARKAQLAAQRASVASLTRSVAALQDNNLAATTQGRAVRARLDRLGVQTGAVAATGPGIRVVVDDAPGATQDNQLVLDQDLQKLVNSLWLIGAEAISVNGQRLTNLSAIREAGGAITVNFKSLGGPYTVSAIGNKNQMAAQLLDTEGGRTWLALRSGFGLRFDVNSEDSMTLPASSRTTLLHARQPERLR from the coding sequence GTGAACGACCCCCCGCCGCAGGCCGTGATGGGGCTGCTCAACTACATCACCGCCACCTCGCTCGACGAGGACTACGCGCACGTCTCCCGCCGGCGCCGGCGCTCCGGCGACACCCCCGAGGGCCGCACGCGCGGTCCGGGCACCGCCGCCATGCTGGTCCTCGCCCTGTTCGGGGTGCTGGTGGCCACCGCCGGGGTGCAGACCGCGCGCAACGCCGACGAGTCGGCCAGCTCGCGGCAGTCGCTGGTCGGCCAGGTCAACGCGCGCAAGGCGCAGCTCGCCGCCCAGCGCGCCTCGGTGGCCAGCCTCACCCGCTCGGTCGCCGCGCTGCAGGACAACAACCTCGCCGCCACCACCCAGGGCCGGGCGGTCCGGGCCCGCCTGGACCGGCTCGGGGTGCAGACCGGGGCCGTCGCCGCCACCGGGCCGGGCATCCGGGTGGTCGTCGACGACGCGCCCGGGGCGACCCAGGACAACCAGCTGGTGCTGGACCAGGACCTGCAGAAGCTGGTCAACTCGCTCTGGCTGATCGGCGCCGAGGCGATCTCCGTCAACGGCCAGCGGCTCACCAACCTGTCCGCGATCCGGGAGGCGGGCGGGGCGATCACCGTGAACTTCAAGTCGCTGGGCGGGCCCTACACCGTCTCGGCGATCGGCAACAAGAACCAGATGGCCGCCCAGCTGCTCGACACCGAGGGCGGCCGCACCTGGCTGGCCCTGCGGAGCGGGTTCGGCCTGCGCTTCGACGTCAACTCCGAGGACTCCATGACCCTGCCCGCCAGCTCGCGGACGACCCTGCTGCACGCCCGACAGCCGGAGCGGCTCCGATGA
- a CDS encoding CDP-alcohol phosphatidyltransferase family protein — MEQQDDEVAVSHRVLTIPNIISIIRLAGVPLFLWLVLVPEADAWALAVLFVSGLTDWLDGYLARKLHQTSKLGAILDPVADRLYILSTVIGLGMRDIIPWWLAVLLPARDAFLWCLVPFLRTRGYSSLPVHFLGKAATANLLYAFPLLLLGDGTGVLATLAKVFGWAFAIWGTGLYWWAGLLYAWQVRKLLADHDRRAPALDGG; from the coding sequence GTGGAGCAGCAGGACGACGAGGTGGCAGTCAGCCACCGGGTCCTCACGATCCCCAACATCATCTCGATCATCCGGCTCGCGGGCGTCCCGCTGTTCCTCTGGCTGGTCCTGGTGCCCGAGGCCGACGCGTGGGCGCTGGCCGTGCTGTTCGTGTCCGGCCTGACCGACTGGCTGGACGGCTACCTCGCCCGCAAGCTCCACCAGACCTCGAAGCTCGGCGCGATCCTCGACCCGGTCGCCGACCGGCTCTACATCCTCTCGACCGTGATCGGTCTCGGGATGCGCGACATCATCCCCTGGTGGCTGGCGGTGCTGCTGCCCGCGCGCGACGCCTTCCTGTGGTGCCTGGTGCCGTTCCTGCGGACCCGGGGCTACAGCTCCCTGCCGGTGCACTTCCTCGGCAAGGCGGCGACCGCCAACCTGCTCTACGCCTTCCCGCTGCTGCTGCTCGGGGACGGCACCGGCGTGCTGGCGACGCTGGCCAAGGTCTTCGGCTGGGCGTTCGCGATCTGGGGCACCGGGCTGTACTGGTGGGCCGGGCTGCTCTACGCCTGGCAGGTCCGCAAGCTGCTCGCCGACCACGACCGAAGGGCGCCGGCGCTCGATGGCGGCTGA
- a CDS encoding Nramp family divalent metal transporter → MQAELVTMATDVAEFVGAAVGLNLLFGIPLFPAGLITAVVAFGILELSQRGHRPFELAIVGLLAIVVLGLGYDLLTVGADPAGIAGGLVPSFAGQESVVLAAGIVGATVMPHVIYLHSALTKSRNRCHDDASRQRLMRYHKIDVVVALSIAGLVNLTMVFIAASVFAGTDLLDRDGIVGAHRELGQMVGGGAALAFAVALLASGLSSSSVGTYAGQVVMQGFIRRRIPLFLRRAVTMLPALLILATGLPVTASLVVSQVVLSFGIPFALVPLAIVTSRRDVMGALVNRRSTTCAMWLVTVAISALNVYLIWRVVAT, encoded by the coding sequence GTGCAGGCCGAGCTGGTCACCATGGCCACCGACGTGGCCGAGTTCGTCGGCGCCGCCGTCGGCCTGAACCTGCTGTTCGGGATCCCGCTGTTCCCGGCCGGGCTGATCACCGCGGTCGTCGCGTTCGGCATCCTCGAGCTGTCCCAGCGCGGGCACCGGCCCTTCGAGCTGGCGATCGTCGGACTGCTGGCCATCGTGGTGCTCGGCCTCGGCTACGACCTGCTCACGGTCGGTGCGGACCCGGCCGGCATCGCCGGCGGCCTGGTGCCGTCGTTCGCCGGCCAGGAGTCGGTGGTGCTCGCCGCCGGCATCGTGGGCGCGACGGTGATGCCGCACGTGATCTACCTGCACTCCGCGCTGACCAAGTCGCGCAACCGCTGCCACGACGACGCCTCCCGGCAGCGGCTGATGCGCTACCACAAGATCGACGTGGTGGTGGCGCTCAGCATCGCCGGCCTGGTGAACCTGACGATGGTGTTCATCGCGGCGTCGGTGTTCGCGGGCACCGACCTGCTGGACCGCGACGGCATCGTCGGCGCGCACCGTGAGCTGGGGCAGATGGTCGGCGGGGGAGCGGCCCTCGCGTTCGCGGTGGCGCTGCTCGCGTCGGGCCTGTCCTCCTCCAGCGTCGGCACCTACGCCGGCCAGGTCGTGATGCAGGGCTTCATCCGGCGCCGCATCCCGCTGTTCCTGCGCCGCGCGGTGACGATGCTGCCGGCGCTGCTGATCCTGGCGACCGGACTGCCGGTGACCGCGAGCCTGGTGGTCTCCCAGGTCGTGCTGTCGTTCGGGATCCCCTTCGCGCTCGTCCCGCTGGCGATCGTGACGAGCCGGCGGGACGTGATGGGGGCGCTGGTCAACCGGCGCTCCACCACCTGCGCGATGTGGTTGGTGACCGTGGCCATCAGCGCGCTCAACGTGTACCTGATCTGGAGAGTGGTGGCGACATGA
- the groL gene encoding chaperonin GroEL (60 kDa chaperone family; promotes refolding of misfolded polypeptides especially under stressful conditions; forms two stacked rings of heptamers to form a barrel-shaped 14mer; ends can be capped by GroES; misfolded proteins enter the barrel where they are refolded when GroES binds): MAKELRFGEDARALLLSGVEQLAEAVKSTLGPKGRNVVLERITGSPVVTNDGVTIAREVHLGDPFENMGAQLVKEAAIKTNDIVGDGTTTATVIAHAIIREGISAIARGGNPVLVKRGVDLAVSRLVEQLAKVAHPVVSEEDYKRVAAISANDDDVVGAVLAHALHTVGDRGIVTVTESPVNGMSVDFVEGFEYDNGYLSPYLVTHPASLEAVLDDPYILLCSEKISKVQQLMPLLDKVMREPRPLVVIAETVDGSALSMLVHNHVNGVFRCVATKAPGFGDRRLRKLEDIATITGGEVFSKHSGFSLENMTLAQMGRARQVRVTADRTTIIGGAGSQDAIEFRLAQLRSEMDRATFGIDEDVLTERIGSLSGKVAVIRVGAPTNAELAELQHRVEDALSATRAAMAEGIVAGGGSALVHAAPVLDDLQVNDDYAIGVDIVRRALSEPMYLIATNAGYPGHEVVAKVSEMGVDDGFDALEGRYGDMIEMGIIDPLRVCRSALENGASVAGLLLTTNTLIAEEQTPWGGSRALMTEFGELDEGLHQPSPDSSTPQSLGLGPSVG; encoded by the coding sequence ATGGCCAAGGAGCTTCGATTCGGTGAGGACGCACGGGCGCTTCTGCTCTCGGGCGTCGAACAGCTGGCGGAGGCGGTGAAGTCGACCCTCGGGCCGAAGGGGCGCAACGTGGTGCTCGAACGGATCACGGGGTCGCCGGTGGTGACCAACGACGGTGTGACGATCGCCCGCGAGGTGCACCTCGGCGACCCGTTCGAGAACATGGGCGCCCAGCTGGTCAAGGAAGCCGCGATCAAGACCAACGACATCGTCGGCGACGGTACGACGACCGCGACCGTGATCGCCCACGCGATCATCCGCGAAGGCATCAGCGCCATCGCCCGCGGTGGCAACCCGGTGCTCGTCAAGCGCGGCGTCGACCTCGCCGTCTCCCGGCTGGTCGAGCAGCTCGCCAAGGTCGCGCACCCGGTGGTCAGCGAGGAGGACTACAAGCGGGTGGCCGCGATCTCCGCGAACGACGACGACGTGGTCGGTGCGGTGCTGGCGCACGCGCTGCACACCGTCGGCGACCGCGGCATCGTCACGGTGACCGAGTCCCCGGTGAACGGCATGAGCGTGGACTTCGTCGAGGGCTTCGAGTACGACAACGGCTACCTCTCGCCGTACCTCGTCACGCACCCGGCCAGCCTGGAGGCGGTGCTCGACGACCCCTACATCCTGCTGTGCAGCGAGAAGATCTCGAAGGTCCAGCAGCTGATGCCGCTGCTGGACAAGGTGATGCGCGAGCCGCGGCCACTGGTCGTCATCGCCGAGACAGTCGACGGCTCGGCCCTGAGCATGCTGGTGCACAACCACGTCAACGGCGTCTTCCGCTGCGTGGCCACCAAGGCGCCCGGCTTCGGCGACCGCCGGCTGCGCAAGCTGGAGGACATCGCCACGATCACCGGCGGCGAGGTGTTCAGCAAGCACTCCGGCTTCAGCCTGGAGAACATGACCCTGGCGCAGATGGGCCGCGCCCGGCAGGTCCGGGTCACCGCGGACCGCACCACGATCATCGGCGGTGCCGGCTCCCAGGACGCGATCGAGTTCCGGCTGGCGCAGCTGCGCTCGGAGATGGACCGGGCCACCTTCGGCATCGACGAGGACGTGCTCACCGAGCGGATCGGCTCGCTGTCCGGCAAGGTGGCCGTGATCCGGGTCGGTGCACCCACGAACGCTGAGCTCGCCGAGCTGCAGCACCGGGTCGAGGACGCGCTGTCCGCGACCCGGGCCGCGATGGCCGAGGGCATCGTCGCCGGCGGCGGCTCGGCACTGGTGCACGCCGCCCCGGTGCTCGACGACCTGCAGGTCAACGACGACTACGCGATCGGCGTCGACATCGTGCGCCGGGCGCTGAGCGAGCCGATGTACCTGATCGCCACCAACGCCGGGTACCCCGGCCACGAGGTGGTCGCCAAGGTCTCGGAGATGGGAGTCGACGACGGCTTCGACGCCCTCGAGGGCCGCTACGGCGACATGATCGAGATGGGCATCATCGACCCGCTGCGGGTGTGCCGCTCGGCCCTGGAGAACGGTGCGTCCGTCGCCGGCCTGCTGCTCACCACCAACACCCTGATCGCCGAGGAGCAGACCCCGTGGGGCGGCAGCCGCGCGCTGATGACCGAGTTCGGCGAGCTGGACGAAGGGCTGCACCAGCCCTCACCGGACTCGAGCACGCCGCAGTCGCTCGGCCTGGGCCCCTCGGTCGGCTGA
- a CDS encoding NAD(P)-dependent alcohol dehydrogenase yields the protein MKAVRLHAYHQMPVVEEVPDPVVSGPLDVVIKVGGAGVCRTDLHVMEGQWAAAMGVGLPYTLGHENAGWVHEVGSAVTNVAVGDTVILHPTPTCGLCRACRAGQDMHCSQSTFPGLNTDGGMAEYLLTSARACVKLDATTRPEDVAALADAGITAYHAVRKAVPLLYPGTTCVLIGAGGLGHIGIQCLLALTSTRVVVVDANPDALKLAEQLGAHETVLAGESSVDTVKDLTDGEGAEVVLDFVAEQGAEQAGFAMTRPGGSYFVIGYGGTLTVPTLDIISTERNIVGNIVGTYNELAELMVLAQSGKVTLHTRTYPLAQAQDALRDLDAGLVRGRAILVP from the coding sequence ATGAAGGCTGTCCGGCTGCACGCGTACCACCAGATGCCCGTCGTGGAGGAGGTCCCGGACCCGGTCGTCTCCGGTCCGTTGGACGTCGTGATCAAGGTCGGGGGAGCCGGCGTGTGCCGCACCGACCTGCACGTGATGGAGGGGCAGTGGGCCGCCGCCATGGGCGTCGGCCTGCCCTACACGCTCGGCCACGAGAACGCCGGCTGGGTCCACGAGGTCGGCTCCGCCGTCACGAACGTCGCGGTCGGTGACACCGTGATCCTGCACCCGACGCCCACCTGCGGGCTGTGCCGCGCCTGCCGCGCCGGGCAGGACATGCACTGCAGCCAGAGCACCTTCCCCGGGCTGAACACCGACGGCGGGATGGCGGAGTACCTCCTCACCTCGGCCCGGGCCTGCGTGAAGCTCGACGCCACCACCCGTCCCGAGGACGTCGCCGCCCTCGCCGACGCCGGGATCACCGCCTACCACGCGGTCCGCAAGGCGGTGCCGCTGCTCTACCCCGGCACGACCTGCGTGTTGATCGGCGCCGGCGGCCTGGGCCACATCGGGATCCAGTGCCTGCTGGCGCTGACCTCCACGCGGGTCGTCGTCGTGGACGCCAACCCCGACGCCCTCAAGCTGGCCGAGCAGCTGGGCGCGCACGAGACCGTCCTGGCCGGTGAGTCCTCGGTGGACACCGTCAAGGACCTGACCGACGGGGAGGGCGCCGAGGTGGTGCTCGACTTCGTCGCCGAGCAGGGCGCCGAGCAGGCGGGCTTCGCGATGACCCGCCCCGGTGGCTCCTACTTCGTGATCGGGTACGGCGGCACCCTCACCGTCCCCACGCTCGACATCATCTCCACCGAGCGCAACATCGTCGGGAACATCGTCGGCACCTACAACGAGCTCGCCGAGCTGATGGTGCTCGCCCAGTCCGGGAAGGTCACCCTGCACACCCGGACGTACCCGCTCGCCCAGGCCCAGGACGCCTTGCGCGACCTCGACGCCGGCCTTGTCCGGGGCCGGGCGATCCTCGTTCCCTGA
- a CDS encoding iron-sulfur cluster assembly protein, with amino-acid sequence MIDRGQVLEALGTVRDPELDESVTVLGFVSSCTVTGDEVDVRLRLPTYFCAPNFAYLMVADAFDAVNRVEGVRRTTVVLEDHFASDAINGGVAARAGFVASFDGEAVDELEGLRRDFLRKAVLAGTDLVCRPLVAAGRTPEELAVMTLGDVGLSREVDRLRSRRRDLGLPADDTSALLVDVVTGEAVGVEALPLHLRKARVTGVSVGANSSICRGLLQERYGAGSRLASVGGGAEEEL; translated from the coding sequence GTGATCGACCGGGGTCAGGTGCTGGAGGCCCTGGGGACCGTCCGGGACCCGGAGCTCGACGAGTCCGTGACGGTGCTGGGGTTCGTGTCCTCCTGCACCGTCACGGGCGACGAGGTCGACGTACGGCTGCGGCTGCCGACGTACTTCTGCGCCCCCAACTTCGCGTACTTGATGGTCGCGGACGCCTTCGACGCGGTGAACCGTGTCGAGGGCGTCCGGCGTACCACCGTGGTGCTCGAGGACCACTTCGCGTCCGACGCGATCAACGGGGGCGTGGCGGCCCGGGCCGGCTTCGTGGCGTCGTTCGACGGCGAGGCCGTCGACGAGCTCGAGGGGCTGCGCCGCGACTTCCTCCGCAAGGCGGTGCTCGCCGGCACCGACCTGGTCTGCCGGCCGCTGGTGGCCGCGGGCCGCACGCCCGAGGAGCTCGCGGTGATGACCCTCGGCGACGTCGGGCTCTCGCGCGAGGTGGACCGGCTGCGGTCCCGCCGCCGCGACCTCGGGCTGCCCGCCGACGACACGTCGGCGCTGCTCGTCGACGTGGTGACCGGTGAGGCCGTCGGGGTCGAGGCACTGCCGCTGCACCTGCGCAAGGCCCGGGTGACCGGGGTCAGCGTGGGTGCCAACTCGAGTATCTGCCGGGGCCTGCTGCAGGAGCGGTACGGCGCCGGTTCACGTCTCGCGTCCGTCGGTGGCGGCGCGGAGGAGGAGCTATGA
- a CDS encoding amidohydrolase family protein, whose translation MSRPHQRRTPEEDLCTRRTARSTSSSTATCTTGTRARRTGWPATRTTPRAGSSASTPTRDSGPPETHWSIEHFQKYSEDDLMKDVFEDGYVDVAVFQPTYLKEWYTEGFNTTERNGALSEKHPGKFVVNTRWDPREGDAGLRELEENVKRWGSTGVKLYTAEWREGSRGWTLKDPEAYRFLEKSQELGIKNIHIHKGPTIWPLDKDAFDVSDVDHAATDFPDLNFIVEHVGLPRIEDFCFMATQEPNVYAGLSVVIGGLMHARPRFFAKVMGELLFWVGEDKMTFGSDYGIWEPKWQIEGFVDWDYPSDEFSDYPRVTTDTKKKILGLNAAKLYGIEVPAELQLGAGAGTPAAQESAVGVSDVGAVV comes from the coding sequence CTGAGCCGACCGCACCAGCGACGTACGCCCGAGGAGGACCTATGTACGAGAAGAACGGCGAGAAGTACTTCGTCGTCGACAGCCACATGCACTACTGGGACGCGAGCCCGGAGAACTGGGTGGCCGGCCACGAGAACTACGCCAAGGGCTGGATCGAGTGCTTCCACGCCTACCAGGGACTCGGGCCCCCCGGAGACGCACTGGTCCATCGAGCACTTCCAGAAGTACTCCGAGGACGACCTGATGAAGGACGTCTTCGAGGACGGGTACGTCGACGTGGCGGTGTTCCAGCCGACCTACCTCAAGGAGTGGTACACCGAGGGCTTCAACACCACCGAGCGCAACGGCGCCCTGTCCGAGAAGCACCCGGGCAAGTTCGTCGTGAACACCCGGTGGGACCCGCGGGAGGGTGACGCCGGGCTGCGGGAGCTCGAGGAGAACGTCAAGCGCTGGGGCTCGACGGGGGTCAAGCTGTACACCGCCGAGTGGCGGGAGGGCTCCCGCGGCTGGACGCTCAAGGACCCCGAGGCCTACCGCTTCCTGGAGAAGTCCCAGGAGCTCGGGATCAAGAACATCCACATCCACAAGGGCCCGACGATCTGGCCCCTGGACAAGGACGCGTTCGACGTCTCCGACGTGGACCACGCCGCCACGGACTTCCCCGACCTCAACTTCATCGTGGAGCACGTGGGCCTGCCCCGCATCGAGGACTTCTGCTTCATGGCGACCCAGGAGCCGAACGTGTACGCCGGTCTGTCGGTCGTCATCGGCGGCCTGATGCACGCGCGTCCCCGGTTCTTCGCCAAGGTGATGGGGGAGCTGCTGTTCTGGGTCGGCGAGGACAAGATGACCTTCGGCAGCGACTACGGCATCTGGGAGCCGAAGTGGCAGATCGAAGGCTTCGTGGACTGGGACTACCCCAGCGACGAGTTCTCCGACTACCCCCGGGTCACGACCGACACCAAGAAGAAGATCCTCGGTCTGAACGCCGCGAAGCTCTACGGCATCGAGGTCCCGGCCGAGCTCCAGCTCGGTGCCGGCGCGGGCACGCCGGCCGCCCAGGAGTCCGCGGTCGGCGTCTCCGACGTCGGAGCCGTGGTGTGA
- the mimD gene encoding propane 2-monooxygenase effector subunit MimD: MSTFKTAESPFKSDSTPSNMCGVTLMNNQVGAVVAEVMATKDGVTVTPLPSMIRVDAVNRMDFVYDELSEALGEDEGYFDSAEFEENMSTHYGRMIHLDDRTIMFANPEDAADYIGFDLTAH, translated from the coding sequence GTGAGCACGTTCAAGACGGCCGAGAGCCCGTTCAAGTCCGACAGCACCCCCTCGAACATGTGCGGCGTGACGTTGATGAACAACCAGGTCGGGGCGGTGGTCGCGGAGGTGATGGCCACCAAGGACGGGGTGACCGTGACCCCGCTGCCCTCGATGATCCGCGTCGACGCGGTCAACCGGATGGACTTCGTCTACGACGAGCTGTCGGAGGCGCTCGGCGAGGACGAGGGGTACTTCGACTCGGCGGAGTTCGAGGAGAACATGTCGACCCACTACGGCCGGATGATCCACCTCGACGACCGCACGATCATGTTCGCCAACCCCGAGGACGCCGCGGACTACATCGGCTTCGACCTGACCGCCCACTGA
- a CDS encoding NADH:ubiquinone reductase (Na(+)-transporting) subunit F produces MGTNHVVRFEPVGIEIEVDEEKTVLRAAAEQGLMLMHGCKEGQCSACKSFVLDGEDIELDKYSTFALPDFEKEEGYTLLCRAHVYEDVTIELLNYDEDMIRSGFPIQDVKAEVVGIEPVTGDMRHVTLRVLGDAPLQFFPGQYVDFTVPGTEETRSFSMANTPSPTGDLLEFVIKIYPGGLFSGHLDGELSIGDQLDLSGPFGTFTLRDGRSSDLVFVGGGAGMAPILSVLRALAEKGSPRKTRFYYGARRRQDLCFEKELLQLEQDLPDFRFIPALSEPDDAPWDGEVGLVTDVVKKHEQDLSGSDSYVCGPPPMVEAAMATLEGLGAPTKNIYYDKFTTTEGS; encoded by the coding sequence ATGGGCACCAACCACGTCGTACGCTTCGAACCCGTCGGCATCGAGATCGAGGTCGACGAGGAGAAGACGGTCCTCCGGGCCGCCGCCGAGCAGGGGCTGATGCTCATGCACGGCTGCAAGGAGGGCCAGTGCTCGGCCTGCAAGTCCTTCGTGCTGGACGGGGAGGACATCGAGCTCGACAAGTACTCCACGTTCGCCCTGCCGGACTTCGAGAAGGAGGAGGGGTACACCCTCCTGTGCCGGGCGCACGTCTATGAGGACGTCACGATCGAGCTGCTGAACTACGACGAGGACATGATCCGGTCGGGCTTCCCGATCCAGGACGTCAAGGCCGAGGTCGTGGGCATCGAGCCGGTCACCGGCGACATGCGGCACGTCACCCTGCGCGTCCTCGGGGACGCGCCCCTGCAGTTCTTCCCCGGACAGTACGTCGACTTCACGGTCCCCGGCACGGAGGAGACCCGCTCGTTCTCGATGGCCAACACCCCCTCACCGACGGGCGACCTCCTCGAGTTCGTCATCAAGATCTACCCCGGAGGCCTGTTCTCCGGCCACCTCGACGGCGAGCTGTCGATCGGTGACCAGCTCGACCTGAGCGGACCCTTCGGCACCTTCACGCTGCGTGACGGCCGGTCCAGCGACCTGGTCTTCGTCGGCGGGGGAGCGGGCATGGCCCCGATCCTCTCGGTGCTGCGGGCCCTGGCCGAGAAGGGCAGCCCCCGCAAGACCCGCTTCTACTACGGGGCGCGTCGCCGACAGGACCTGTGCTTCGAGAAGGAGCTGCTCCAGCTCGAGCAGGACCTGCCCGACTTCCGCTTCATCCCGGCTCTCTCGGAGCCGGACGACGCGCCCTGGGACGGAGAGGTGGGGCTGGTCACGGACGTGGTGAAGAAGCACGAGCAGGACCTGTCCGGCTCGGACTCCTACGTCTGCGGACCGCCCCCGATGGTGGAGGCGGCGATGGCCACGCTCGAGGGCCTCGGCGCACCCACCAAGAACATCTACTACGACAAGTTCACCACCACCGAAGGTTCCTGA